One Streptomyces sp. NBC_00102 DNA segment encodes these proteins:
- a CDS encoding MerR family transcriptional regulator: MEELAREAGITVRTLRFYRERGLIPPPRREGRITWYDSHHLARLRTITGLLERGHTLNGIADLAATFESGRDVAEVLGLGEPTEETPVRLTPEQLADYFEGEVTPENLATALDLGYLATDGDEIVHISRRLLEVSAELVREGVPLATVLSTGRRIREHAEALAEIFVRVIQVHAADSPIDKLRPLARAVVDAELSMALDRRLRETDDTP, translated from the coding sequence ATGGAGGAGCTGGCCCGGGAGGCCGGCATCACCGTGCGGACCCTCCGCTTCTACCGCGAGCGCGGACTCATCCCGCCGCCCCGCCGCGAGGGACGCATCACCTGGTACGACAGCCATCACCTGGCACGACTGCGCACCATCACCGGCCTGTTGGAGCGCGGCCACACCCTGAACGGCATCGCCGATCTCGCCGCCACCTTCGAGAGCGGACGCGATGTCGCCGAGGTCCTGGGCCTGGGCGAGCCCACCGAGGAGACCCCGGTCCGGCTCACTCCGGAGCAACTCGCCGACTATTTCGAGGGCGAAGTCACCCCGGAGAACCTCGCCACCGCCCTCGATCTCGGCTACCTCGCCACCGACGGCGACGAGATCGTGCACATCAGCCGTCGCCTGTTGGAGGTATCGGCCGAACTGGTGCGCGAGGGCGTTCCGTTGGCCACCGTGCTCTCCACCGGCCGCCGCATCCGCGAGCACGCCGAGGCGCTGGCCGAGATCTTCGTACGCGTCATCCAGGTGCACGCGGCGGACAGCCCCATCGACAAACTCCGCCCACTGGCCCGAGCGGTCGTCGACGCGGAGCTCTCCATGGCCCTGGACCGCCGGCTGCGCGAGACGGACGACACGCCCTGA
- a CDS encoding NAD(P)/FAD-dependent oxidoreductase, with translation MAQHEHVRVAVIGSGFGGLGAAVRLRREGITDFVVLERAGSVGGTWRDNTYPGCACDVPSHLYSFSFAPNPEWPRTFSGQEHIRAYLERVADTFGIHPHLRLNHEVTVMRWDTEALNWVIECANGRTIVADVVVSATGPLSDPKVPDVPGLGTFPGEVFHSARWNHDYDLAGKRVAMIGTGASAIQIVPAIQPKVGRLTLFQRTPPWVMPRVDRAIGRAERWLHRTVPATGTARRGLLWGIRELQVSAFTKYPDGLGLIESLAKAGMARAIKDPALRAKLTPDYRIGCKRILLSSTYYPALARPNVDVVASGLAEVRGSTLVASDGTETEVDAIIFGTGFHVTDMPIAERVVGADGITLAESWKTGMRSLRGATAAGFPNWMTIIGPNTGLGNSSMILMIESQLNYMADYLRQLKVLGTGTALAARPAAVDGWNDRVQKRMERTVWNTGGCTSWYLDENGRNTTVWPGTTADFRRATRSVDLAEYDVIRAPATVRPPTVVAQRSGGSGKASRAPKAAGQQAAQAKAAEKNTEPAGPDRPVTEEATR, from the coding sequence ATGGCCCAGCACGAGCACGTACGGGTGGCGGTGATCGGATCCGGATTCGGGGGCCTCGGGGCCGCGGTCCGGCTGCGCCGCGAAGGCATCACCGATTTCGTCGTCCTGGAGCGGGCCGGCTCCGTGGGGGGAACCTGGCGCGACAACACGTACCCCGGGTGCGCCTGCGACGTGCCCTCGCACCTGTACTCCTTCTCCTTCGCCCCCAACCCCGAGTGGCCGCGCACCTTCTCCGGTCAGGAGCACATACGCGCGTACCTGGAGCGGGTGGCCGACACCTTCGGCATCCACCCTCACCTCAGGCTCAACCACGAGGTGACGGTGATGCGTTGGGACACCGAGGCGCTCAACTGGGTGATCGAGTGCGCCAACGGCAGGACGATCGTCGCCGACGTCGTCGTCTCCGCGACCGGACCGCTCTCCGACCCGAAGGTGCCGGACGTCCCCGGGCTCGGCACCTTCCCGGGCGAGGTCTTCCACTCCGCCCGCTGGAACCACGACTACGACCTGGCCGGCAAGCGCGTCGCGATGATCGGCACCGGCGCCTCCGCCATCCAGATAGTGCCCGCCATCCAGCCGAAGGTGGGGCGCCTCACGCTCTTCCAGCGCACTCCGCCCTGGGTGATGCCGCGGGTGGACCGGGCCATCGGCCGGGCCGAGCGGTGGCTGCACCGCACGGTGCCCGCCACCGGCACGGCCCGGCGCGGACTTCTCTGGGGGATAAGGGAGTTGCAGGTCAGCGCCTTCACGAAGTACCCGGACGGGCTCGGCCTGATCGAGTCCCTGGCGAAGGCGGGCATGGCGCGGGCCATCAAGGATCCGGCACTGCGCGCCAAGCTCACCCCGGACTACCGCATCGGCTGCAAGCGCATCCTGCTCTCCAGCACCTACTACCCGGCGCTCGCCCGCCCCAACGTCGACGTGGTCGCTTCCGGCCTCGCCGAGGTGCGCGGATCGACGCTCGTCGCCTCGGACGGTACGGAGACCGAGGTCGACGCCATCATCTTCGGCACCGGCTTCCACGTCACCGACATGCCGATCGCCGAACGCGTCGTCGGCGCCGACGGCATCACCCTCGCCGAGAGCTGGAAGACCGGGATGCGGTCGCTGCGCGGCGCCACCGCCGCCGGGTTCCCCAACTGGATGACCATCATCGGCCCGAACACCGGGCTCGGGAACTCCTCGATGATCCTCATGATCGAGTCCCAGCTGAACTACATGGCCGACTACCTGCGGCAGTTGAAGGTGCTCGGCACGGGCACCGCGCTCGCCGCCCGCCCGGCCGCGGTGGACGGCTGGAACGACCGCGTCCAGAAGCGGATGGAACGCACCGTCTGGAACACCGGCGGCTGCACCAGCTGGTACCTGGACGAGAACGGCCGCAACACCACCGTCTGGCCCGGTACCACGGCGGACTTCCGCCGCGCCACCAGGTCAGTCGATCTGGCGGAGTACGACGTGATCCGCGCCCCCGCGACCGTACGGCCGCCTACGGTGGTCGCCCAGAGGTCCGGCGGGTCCGGAAAGGCCTCCCGGGCCCCGAAGGCGGCAGGACAGCAGGCGGCGCAAGCCAAAGCCGCGGAGAAGAACACCGAGCCCGCCGGACCGGACCGGCCCGTGACCGAGGAGGCCACCCGATGA
- a CDS encoding alpha/beta fold hydrolase, translated as MSSRHPRLPRQRSGGLVPVPERTLFAASADGSRVHVELYGPEEAPAVVLSHGWTCSTRFWAAQIADLAADHRVIAYDQRGHGGSPDVGPGGHSTDALADDLEAVLAATLAPGRKAVLAGHSMGGMTLMAAARRPRFREHAAAVLLCSTGSGRLAEEARVFALPGAARSGGTRALLRATVPLGPVTPVTRSLLKYATMGPGSTPERVEVCARIVHACPRKARASWGRVLSELDLDREVPELRVPTAVLVGLEDRMTPPVHARALAAALPDFLGLTELPGMGHMTPLEAPEAVSAKIRELVAGHLTGTATTDKTEREDIA; from the coding sequence ATGAGTTCACGGCACCCACGACTCCCGCGACAGCGTTCCGGGGGACTCGTGCCCGTACCCGAGCGGACGCTCTTCGCCGCCTCCGCGGACGGCTCCCGCGTCCACGTCGAGCTGTACGGCCCCGAGGAGGCGCCCGCCGTCGTCCTCTCCCACGGCTGGACGTGCAGCACCCGGTTCTGGGCGGCCCAGATCGCCGACCTCGCCGCCGACCACCGGGTCATCGCCTACGACCAGCGCGGACACGGCGGCAGTCCCGACGTGGGCCCCGGCGGCCACAGCACGGACGCCCTCGCCGACGACCTGGAGGCGGTGCTCGCCGCCACCCTCGCGCCCGGCCGCAAGGCGGTGCTCGCGGGGCACTCCATGGGCGGGATGACCCTGATGGCCGCCGCCCGCCGCCCCCGGTTCCGGGAGCACGCCGCCGCCGTGCTGCTCTGCAGCACCGGCAGCGGGCGGCTGGCGGAGGAGGCCCGGGTGTTCGCGTTGCCGGGTGCCGCGCGCAGCGGCGGGACCCGGGCGCTCCTGCGGGCGACCGTCCCGCTGGGGCCGGTCACGCCCGTCACCCGGTCCCTGCTCAAGTACGCGACCATGGGGCCGGGTTCGACGCCCGAGCGGGTGGAGGTCTGCGCGCGCATCGTGCACGCCTGCCCCCGCAAGGCCCGCGCCTCCTGGGGGCGCGTGCTCTCGGAGCTCGATCTGGACCGGGAAGTCCCTGAGCTGCGGGTGCCCACCGCCGTGCTGGTGGGCCTGGAGGACCGGATGACCCCGCCCGTGCACGCCCGCGCGCTGGCGGCGGCGCTGCCGGACTTCCTCGGTCTCACCGAGTTGCCCGGGATGGGGCACATGACGCCGCTCGAAGCGCCGGAAGCCGTCAGCGCGAAGATCCGCGAACTGGTCGCCGGTCACCTCACCGGGACCGCCACGACCGACAAGACCGAGAGGGAGGACATCGCATGA
- a CDS encoding SDR family oxidoreductase: MSAARSLEGQVVVVTGAARGVGELLARKLSARGATLALVGLEPEELKQVSERLYGESAHWYADVTDHEAMEQVAREVKARFGKVDVVVANAGVATGGPFVDSDPVAWRRVIEVNLIGSAVTGRAFLPVLMESRGYFLQIASLAAMTPAPMMSAYCASKSGVEAFAHSLRAEVGYRGVRVGVGYLSWTDTDMVRGADQDEVMRELRGRLPWPANRTYPLGPAVDRIVAGVERRSTHVYAQWWLRGMQSVRGYLPSLIGTVGAREMKRFASRLDAIPKGLVGAGGAADTQARDRRG, translated from the coding sequence ATGAGCGCCGCACGGAGTCTCGAAGGTCAGGTCGTCGTCGTCACCGGCGCGGCCCGGGGCGTGGGCGAGCTGCTCGCCCGCAAACTGTCGGCGCGCGGTGCCACGCTGGCTCTGGTCGGCCTGGAGCCGGAGGAGCTGAAGCAGGTCTCCGAGCGGCTGTACGGGGAGAGCGCCCACTGGTACGCGGACGTCACCGACCACGAGGCGATGGAGCAGGTCGCCCGGGAGGTGAAGGCCCGCTTCGGCAAGGTGGACGTGGTCGTCGCCAATGCCGGGGTCGCCACCGGGGGTCCGTTCGTCGATTCCGACCCGGTGGCCTGGCGGCGGGTCATCGAGGTCAACCTGATCGGCAGCGCGGTGACCGGCCGGGCGTTCCTGCCGGTGCTGATGGAGAGCCGGGGCTACTTCCTGCAGATAGCGTCGCTCGCCGCGATGACCCCGGCGCCGATGATGAGCGCGTACTGCGCGTCGAAGTCGGGCGTGGAGGCGTTCGCGCACAGCCTGCGGGCCGAGGTCGGCTACCGGGGCGTACGGGTCGGGGTCGGCTACCTCTCCTGGACCGACACCGACATGGTGCGCGGCGCCGACCAGGACGAGGTCATGCGGGAGCTGCGCGGCAGGCTGCCCTGGCCCGCCAACCGCACCTACCCGCTCGGCCCGGCCGTCGACCGGATCGTGGCCGGTGTCGAGCGGCGCTCCACACATGTGTACGCCCAGTGGTGGCTGCGCGGGATGCAGTCGGTGCGCGGCTACCTGCCCTCGCTCATCGGCACGGTCGGGGCCCGGGAGATGAAACGGTTCGCCTCCCGGCTGGACGCCATCCCCAAGGGGCTGGTCGGAGCGGGCGGAGCGGCGGACACGCAGGCCCGGGACCGGCGCGGCTGA
- a CDS encoding S41 family peptidase: MSDDVAYLRFPHLHQDLLCFAAEDDLWVAPLAAPGHRPGRAWRLTADRTRVSHPRFSPDGSRVAYTTWRTLDPEIHLAPVDGGPARRLTYWGSTDARVCGWTPDTGDGAQILAVSSHRQPFSYFSWAYSVPTDGSPGGRLPWGPVSDIAVADIDGERRTLLLTGTPPHEPAAWKRYRGGATGRLWLHGQRLLPDIGGHLDAPMFVGRRIAFLSDHEGVGNLYSCLMDGTDLRRHTDHDAFYARHASSDGTRVVYQCAGDLWLAEDLEDPAATPRKLEVRLGGPRTGRRTYQVPAASHVGSLSVDETGRASAVNVRGSLYWLTHRDGPARTITDTPGVRVRLPEMLGSGGQVAYVTDADGEDAVEIAALPRATGDRPTRRLASGQLGRVLEMISDPEGERLAIASDDGRLLLLDTADPATADATAAGGTSADGGLSTDGATGTEPPGSGPGGSTRADVFRARAAGVAEKAEAVEETAVAALAETSGAQDGTGEAPEAGRDAGETPEPTDTTEPAPAPPAPPDPPVEVTELIRSVNGPVRDLAFSPDGAWLTWSHPGIGRSLRQIKLARISGPGAPVIVDVTNGRFEDENPVFTEDGRYLAFLSWRGFDPVYDVHTGDLSFPLGCRPYLVPLSSATPSPFALSPDGRPAAGGLDPLDLPETGTGEGTAPVTVEFEGLANRVAPFPVSASKYSALHPVSGGGLVWLRWPISGALGETFANPADMSGRPTLEHFNIAKARRTELVDHLDWFAVSGDASRMVVMDDGELRAVPSNEPGDSDSTTYLDLRRILHEVDPAAEWRQAYDEAGRIIRSYFWEPDMCGIDWSGVLDQYRPLLERVSSPDEFADLLREVLGELGTSHAYVSPARRNEGPPHYQRAIGLLGANFTCRDGAWTIRRVLPGDSSDSKARSPLAGTGIREGAVLTHVDGRPVDPLTGPYPLLTAAGGTTVELTFLPPGGQGRPRRVAIMPLVDERPLRYQDWVAKRREVVRELSGGKCGYLHIPDLGGSGWAQFNRDLRMEVSRPALIVDVRGNAGGHISELVVEKLTRKILGWDLTRNAQAVSYASNAPRGPVVALADEATSSDGDMITAAFRLLKLGPVVGQRTWGGVVGMTGRHRLGDGTVITVPMNAAWFDTYGWSVENHGVEPDIEALRTPLDWAEGRHAVLDDAVRLALELLEEQPAATPPTYDAVPDLRRPPLPPR, encoded by the coding sequence GTGAGTGACGACGTCGCGTATCTCCGTTTCCCGCACCTCCACCAGGACTTGCTCTGCTTCGCGGCCGAGGACGATCTCTGGGTCGCCCCCCTCGCCGCACCCGGCCACCGGCCCGGCCGGGCATGGCGCCTGACCGCGGACCGCACCCGGGTCAGCCACCCACGCTTCTCGCCCGACGGCAGCCGCGTCGCCTACACGACCTGGCGCACGCTCGACCCCGAGATCCACCTCGCGCCCGTCGACGGCGGACCCGCGCGCCGGCTCACCTACTGGGGCTCGACCGACGCCCGGGTCTGCGGCTGGACCCCCGACACCGGCGACGGGGCGCAGATCCTCGCCGTCTCCTCGCACCGGCAGCCGTTCTCGTACTTCTCCTGGGCCTACAGCGTGCCCACCGACGGCTCCCCCGGCGGCCGGCTGCCCTGGGGCCCGGTCTCCGACATCGCCGTCGCCGACATCGACGGCGAGCGCCGCACCCTGCTGCTCACCGGGACACCGCCGCACGAACCGGCCGCGTGGAAGCGGTACCGGGGCGGCGCCACGGGGCGCCTCTGGCTGCACGGCCAACGGCTGCTGCCGGACATCGGCGGCCACCTCGACGCACCCATGTTCGTCGGCCGGCGGATCGCGTTCCTCTCCGACCACGAGGGTGTCGGCAACCTCTACTCCTGCCTGATGGACGGCACCGACCTGCGCCGCCACACCGACCACGACGCCTTCTACGCCCGGCACGCCTCCAGCGACGGCACCCGGGTCGTCTACCAGTGCGCCGGTGACCTCTGGCTGGCCGAGGACCTGGAGGACCCGGCCGCCACCCCCCGGAAGCTGGAGGTGCGTCTCGGTGGCCCGCGCACCGGGCGCCGTACGTACCAGGTGCCGGCCGCCAGCCACGTCGGCTCGCTCTCGGTGGACGAGACGGGCCGGGCGAGCGCGGTCAACGTGCGCGGCTCGCTGTACTGGCTCACCCACCGCGACGGCCCCGCCCGCACCATCACCGACACCCCGGGGGTACGGGTCCGGCTGCCGGAGATGCTCGGCAGCGGCGGCCAGGTCGCGTACGTCACCGACGCGGACGGCGAGGACGCGGTGGAGATCGCCGCACTGCCGCGCGCCACCGGCGACCGCCCCACCCGGCGGCTCGCCTCGGGGCAGCTGGGCCGGGTGCTGGAGATGATCTCCGACCCGGAGGGCGAACGCCTCGCCATCGCCTCGGACGACGGCCGGCTGCTGCTCCTGGACACCGCGGACCCGGCCACGGCGGACGCCACGGCCGCGGGCGGCACCTCGGCGGACGGCGGCCTCTCGACGGACGGTGCCACCGGCACCGAGCCGCCGGGGTCGGGGCCGGGCGGCTCCACCCGGGCGGACGTGTTCCGCGCCCGCGCCGCCGGGGTGGCCGAGAAGGCCGAGGCGGTGGAGGAGACCGCGGTGGCCGCCCTCGCCGAGACCTCGGGGGCCCAGGACGGCACGGGTGAGGCGCCCGAGGCGGGCCGGGACGCGGGAGAGACCCCGGAGCCGACGGACACCACCGAACCGGCACCGGCGCCTCCGGCTCCCCCGGACCCGCCCGTCGAGGTCACCGAGCTCATCCGCTCCGTCAACGGACCCGTCCGCGACCTCGCCTTCTCGCCGGACGGCGCCTGGCTCACCTGGTCGCACCCGGGCATCGGCCGTTCGCTGCGACAGATCAAGCTGGCCCGCATCTCCGGACCGGGCGCACCGGTGATCGTCGACGTCACCAACGGCCGCTTCGAGGACGAGAACCCGGTCTTCACCGAGGACGGCCGGTACCTCGCGTTCCTCTCCTGGCGCGGCTTCGACCCGGTGTACGACGTGCACACCGGCGACCTCTCGTTCCCGCTGGGCTGCCGCCCGTACCTGGTCCCCCTCTCCTCCGCGACCCCGTCGCCGTTCGCGCTCTCGCCGGACGGCCGCCCGGCGGCGGGAGGGCTGGACCCGCTGGACCTTCCGGAGACCGGTACGGGCGAGGGGACGGCCCCGGTCACCGTCGAGTTCGAGGGGCTGGCGAACCGGGTGGCGCCGTTCCCGGTCTCCGCCTCGAAGTACTCCGCGCTGCACCCGGTCAGCGGCGGCGGGCTGGTCTGGCTGCGGTGGCCGATCTCCGGGGCGCTCGGCGAGACCTTCGCCAACCCGGCGGACATGTCGGGCCGCCCGACGCTGGAGCACTTCAACATCGCCAAGGCTCGCAGGACCGAACTCGTGGACCACCTCGACTGGTTCGCGGTGAGCGGCGACGCGAGCCGGATGGTCGTCATGGACGACGGGGAGCTGCGGGCCGTCCCGTCCAACGAGCCCGGCGACAGCGACTCCACCACCTACCTCGACCTGCGCCGCATCCTGCACGAGGTGGACCCGGCGGCCGAGTGGCGGCAGGCGTACGACGAGGCGGGCCGCATCATCCGCTCCTACTTCTGGGAGCCGGACATGTGCGGGATCGACTGGTCGGGGGTGCTCGACCAGTACCGTCCGCTCCTCGAACGCGTCTCCTCCCCCGACGAGTTCGCCGACCTGCTCCGCGAGGTCCTCGGCGAGCTGGGCACCTCGCACGCGTACGTCTCCCCCGCCCGCCGCAACGAAGGGCCCCCGCACTACCAGCGGGCGATCGGCCTGCTCGGCGCCAACTTCACCTGCCGGGACGGGGCCTGGACCATCCGGCGGGTCCTGCCCGGCGACTCCTCCGACTCCAAGGCCCGCTCCCCCCTCGCCGGTACGGGCATCCGCGAAGGCGCGGTCCTCACCCACGTGGACGGCCGCCCGGTCGACCCGCTCACCGGCCCGTACCCGCTGCTGACGGCGGCGGGCGGCACGACCGTCGAGCTGACCTTCCTCCCGCCGGGCGGACAGGGCCGCCCGCGCCGGGTCGCGATCATGCCGCTGGTGGACGAACGCCCGCTGCGCTACCAGGACTGGGTGGCCAAACGCCGTGAGGTCGTACGGGAGTTGAGCGGCGGCAAATGCGGCTACCTGCACATCCCGGACCTCGGCGGATCCGGCTGGGCACAGTTCAACCGGGACCTGAGGATGGAGGTCTCCCGGCCCGCCCTCATCGTGGACGTACGCGGCAACGCGGGCGGCCACATCAGCGAGCTGGTGGTCGAGAAGCTGACCCGCAAGATCCTCGGCTGGGACCTGACCCGGAACGCGCAGGCCGTCTCCTACGCCTCCAACGCGCCGCGCGGTCCCGTGGTGGCGCTCGCGGACGAGGCCACCTCCTCGGACGGCGACATGATCACCGCCGCGTTCCGGCTGCTGAAGCTGGGCCCGGTGGTGGGGCAGCGCACCTGGGGCGGGGTGGTCGGCATGACCGGCCGCCACCGGCTGGGCGACGGCACGGTGATCACGGTGCCGATGAACGCAGCCTGGTTCGACACGTACGGCTGGTCGGTCGAGAACCACGGCGTGGAGCCGGACATCGAGGCGCTGCGCACCCCGCTCGACTGGGCGGAGGGCCGGCACGCGGTGCTGGACGACGCGGTGCGCCTGGCCCTGGAGCTGCTGGAGGAGCAGCCGGCGGCGACCCCGCCGACGTACGACGCCGTACCGGACCTGCGCAGGCCGCCGCTGCCCCCGAGGTGA
- a CDS encoding TetR/AcrR family transcriptional regulator, whose protein sequence is MARTRLTPERESELFAAVLDLLREVGYDALTMDAVAARTHSSKATLYRQWGSKPELVVTAMRHNKPVRLADIDTGSVRGDFLAVVTRTDDCRMEQDSALMRGLSRAVHDNPDLHQALRELLVEPELSGLAALLRRGVERGELNPDNPALKYVPHMLIGAFAARQLVDGRPVDQAFLLEYVDSVVFQALGV, encoded by the coding sequence ATGGCGCGCACCAGGCTCACGCCTGAACGCGAGAGCGAGCTGTTCGCGGCGGTCCTCGACCTGCTCCGCGAGGTCGGCTACGACGCCCTGACCATGGACGCCGTCGCGGCCCGCACCCACTCCAGCAAGGCGACCCTCTACCGCCAGTGGGGGAGCAAGCCCGAGCTGGTGGTGACAGCGATGCGGCACAACAAGCCGGTGCGGCTGGCCGACATCGACACGGGTTCGGTGCGGGGAGACTTCCTCGCCGTCGTGACCCGTACCGACGACTGTCGCATGGAACAGGACTCCGCACTGATGCGGGGCCTGAGCCGGGCCGTCCACGACAACCCCGATCTGCACCAGGCCCTGCGCGAACTGCTGGTCGAACCGGAGCTCTCCGGTCTCGCCGCACTGCTGCGCAGGGGTGTCGAGCGGGGTGAGCTGAATCCGGACAATCCGGCGCTCAAATACGTACCCCACATGCTGATCGGCGCGTTCGCCGCCCGGCAGCTGGTCGACGGCCGCCCCGTCGACCAGGCCTTCCTCCTCGAATATGTCGACTCCGTGGTCTTCCAGGCTCTCGGCGTCTGA
- a CDS encoding MMPL family transporter: MATFLYKIGRLAFRKRGYVALIWVALLAIAGVGAATAATPAASSFSIPGTEAQKAFDLLDQRFPASHADGATARVVFQVPDGQKMADPANKAEVEKIVGELKSGSDQVASVTDPFTANAVSKDGSTAYITVSYDAASTSLTDETKEALQKAGDHAEKGGMTVALGGDALEAGAEGGATEVIGIVLAGVVLVVTLGSLVAAGLPLLTAIVGVGIGVASITALANALDLGTTTSTLAMMIGLAVGIDYALFIVSRYRAELAEGREREEAAGRAVGTAGSAVVFAGLTVVIALAGLSVVNVPMLTKMGLAAAGTVVVAVLIALTLVPALMGFAGKRIMGRKARNAAAAANRPDAKPNGGTRWARFVLRRPLWVLVVGVLGLGAIALPATSLEMGLPDDGSQPKSTTQRQAYDMLSDGFGPGFNGPLMVVVDTQHSSDGKTAVKQVSDEIESLGHVTAVTPAVFNPAGDTATITVIPKDRPSSAGTEELVHSIRDAGEHIKSDTGAEVLVTGATAMNIDFSQRMNDALIPYLGLVVGLAFLLLILVFRSILVPLKAALGFLLSVVAALGAVVAVFQWGWLASLLGVETTGPIMSMMPIFMVGVVFGLAMDYEVFLVTRMREAFVHGETPHQAIETGFKHGARVVTAAAVIMMAVFGGFIGATESMIKMIGFGLAIAVFFDAFVVRMAIVPAVLALLGKRAWWLPRWLDRVLPNVDVEGEGLRKHLPADERDGGGPAGDARELSRV, encoded by the coding sequence GTGGCCACATTCCTTTACAAAATCGGGCGCCTCGCGTTCCGCAAGCGGGGCTACGTCGCCCTCATCTGGGTCGCCCTGCTGGCCATCGCCGGCGTCGGTGCCGCCACCGCGGCCACCCCTGCGGCCAGTTCCTTCTCCATACCGGGCACGGAGGCGCAGAAGGCCTTCGACCTGCTGGACCAGCGCTTCCCCGCCTCCCACGCCGACGGCGCCACCGCCCGGGTCGTCTTCCAGGTCCCGGACGGGCAGAAGATGGCCGACCCGGCCAACAAGGCCGAGGTCGAGAAGATCGTCGGTGAGCTGAAGAGCGGCTCCGACCAGGTCGCCTCGGTGACCGACCCGTTCACGGCCAACGCCGTCAGCAAGGACGGTTCGACCGCGTACATCACGGTCTCCTACGACGCCGCGTCCACCAGCCTCACCGACGAGACCAAGGAAGCCCTGCAGAAGGCGGGCGACCACGCCGAGAAGGGCGGGATGACCGTCGCGCTCGGTGGTGACGCGCTCGAAGCGGGCGCCGAAGGCGGCGCCACCGAGGTCATCGGAATCGTCCTCGCCGGAGTGGTGCTCGTCGTCACCCTGGGTTCGCTGGTGGCCGCAGGCCTTCCGCTGCTGACCGCGATCGTCGGCGTCGGCATCGGCGTCGCCTCGATCACGGCACTCGCGAACGCGCTGGATCTCGGCACCACCACCTCCACCCTCGCGATGATGATCGGCCTCGCGGTCGGCATCGACTACGCGCTCTTCATCGTCTCCCGCTACCGGGCCGAACTGGCCGAGGGACGGGAGCGCGAGGAAGCCGCCGGACGAGCGGTCGGCACCGCCGGCTCCGCCGTCGTCTTCGCCGGGCTGACCGTCGTCATCGCCCTCGCGGGCCTCTCCGTCGTCAACGTGCCCATGCTCACCAAGATGGGCCTCGCCGCCGCCGGCACGGTCGTCGTCGCCGTCCTCATCGCCCTCACTCTGGTCCCCGCCCTGATGGGCTTCGCGGGCAAGCGGATCATGGGCCGTAAGGCGCGCAACGCCGCGGCCGCCGCGAACCGTCCCGACGCCAAGCCGAACGGCGGGACCCGCTGGGCCCGGTTCGTGCTGCGCCGCCCGTTGTGGGTCCTGGTGGTCGGTGTCCTCGGCCTCGGTGCCATCGCGCTGCCGGCCACCTCGCTGGAGATGGGCCTGCCGGACGACGGCTCCCAGCCCAAGAGCACCACGCAGCGCCAGGCGTACGACATGCTGTCGGACGGTTTCGGTCCCGGCTTCAACGGGCCGCTGATGGTCGTCGTCGACACCCAGCACAGTTCGGACGGCAAGACCGCCGTGAAGCAGGTCTCCGACGAGATCGAGTCCCTCGGTCATGTCACCGCCGTCACCCCGGCCGTGTTCAACCCCGCCGGTGACACCGCGACGATCACCGTCATCCCGAAGGACCGGCCCAGCTCGGCCGGTACCGAGGAGCTCGTGCACTCGATCCGCGACGCGGGTGAGCACATCAAGAGCGACACCGGCGCCGAGGTCCTGGTCACCGGGGCCACCGCGATGAACATCGACTTCTCGCAGAGGATGAACGACGCCCTGATCCCGTATCTGGGGCTCGTCGTCGGCCTGGCCTTCCTCCTCCTGATCCTGGTCTTCCGCTCGATCCTCGTCCCGCTGAAGGCGGCCCTCGGCTTCCTGCTCTCGGTCGTGGCGGCGCTCGGCGCGGTCGTCGCGGTCTTCCAGTGGGGCTGGCTCGCCTCCCTGCTGGGCGTGGAGACGACCGGCCCGATCATGTCGATGATGCCGATCTTCATGGTCGGTGTGGTCTTCGGCCTGGCCATGGACTACGAGGTCTTCCTCGTCACCCGGATGCGGGAGGCGTTCGTCCACGGCGAGACCCCGCACCAGGCGATCGAGACGGGCTTCAAGCACGGGGCCCGTGTGGTCACGGCGGCGGCGGTCATCATGATGGCGGTCTTCGGCGGCTTCATCGGTGCCACCGAGTCGATGATCAAGATGATCGGTTTCGGTCTCGCGATCGCCGTCTTCTTCGACGCCTTCGTGGTCCGCATGGCGATCGTCCCGGCCGTGCTCGCCCTGCTGGGCAAGCGCGCCTGGTGGCTCCCGCGCTGGCTGGACCGCGTCCTGCCGAACGTCGACGTCGAGGGCGAGGGCCTGCGCAAGCACCTCCCGGCCGACGAGCGCGACGGCGGCGGCCCGGCCGGCGACGCACGCGAGCTGAGCAGGGTCTGA
- a CDS encoding SsgA family sporulation/cell division regulator: protein MSPVIEEHTRARLITDGPLTRPVPVDLRYDADVDPGTVHLVFDGGADWALGRELLEDGMNAPVESGEVRLWPAGRAQLMLELHSAGGGGVEVFQIENAALQRFLDRTRAKTAPPAAAGR, encoded by the coding sequence ATGTCTCCCGTGATCGAAGAACACACCCGGGCCCGTCTCATCACCGACGGCCCGCTCACGCGCCCGGTCCCGGTCGACCTGCGCTACGACGCCGACGTCGACCCCGGCACCGTCCACCTCGTCTTCGACGGCGGCGCCGACTGGGCGCTCGGCCGCGAACTCCTGGAGGACGGCATGAACGCCCCGGTCGAGAGCGGCGAGGTACGCCTCTGGCCCGCCGGGCGGGCGCAGTTGATGCTGGAGCTGCACTCGGCCGGCGGAGGCGGGGTCGAGGTATTCCAGATCGAGAACGCGGCGCTCCAGCGCTTCCTGGACCGCACCCGCGCGAAGACCGCCCCGCCCGCCGCCGCCGGGCGCTGA